From the genome of Mastacembelus armatus chromosome 21, fMasArm1.2, whole genome shotgun sequence:
ggcctaaaaacctcagaaataacttttctaaaattatagctactttagatggcataaccctggcctccagcactactgtaaaaaagcTTGgatttttgaccaggacatgtcctttaactcacacataaaacaaatctctagaactgcattctttcacctgtctcaaaatgcagaaaaactagtccatgcatttacctcaaggctagattactgtaactcattactatctggatgtcctagtatctccataaaaatcctccagaTAATctagaatgctgcagccagagtcctgacaggaactagcaaaacagatcatatttctcctatattagcttctcttaattggctccctgtaaaatatagaatagaatttaaaatacttcttctcacatacaaatccctccATGATCAAGCTTTTCATACCATAaaaacctcatagtaccatattatcccagtagagtacttcgctctcagagtgcaggtctacttgtggttcccagttTCCAAAAGCCTTTAGcaatcaagctcctctcctgtggaaccagctcccagtctgggttcagtaGTAGGCCGACtgggtagtggtattgatatgctgagtgaaggagagactaccacatgaacatattatacagtatgtctgtcattggattgtctaatgtattcactgatacccgaccttgacatgaacttgtgtatgtgttgaaatattgcaacaaatacaaaccacCAGGAcgaggccccagggaagacccaggacacgctggagggactatgtctcccggctggcctgggaatgcctcggaGTCCCCCCGGAAGacctggaggaagtgtccagggagaaggaagtctgggtatccctgattcgggtactgcccccgcgacccatccctggataagcagaagaagatagatggatggatggatatatggatatatatacagtgggtacggaaagtattcagacccctttaaatttttcactctttgcgtcattgcagccatttgccaaaatcaaaaaagttcattatatttgtcattaatgtacactcagcaccccatcttgacagaaaaaaacagaaatgtagaaatttttgcaaatttattaaaaaagaaaaactgaaatatcacatggtcataagtattcagaccagtatcttagctgttcctagcactgcgctcttctggactgagatctctgatgttgttcctgggatctgttggagccactctcccagtttgggggtcacagccctgagggtgccaattaccacttggaccactgttgccttcaccttccacatcttttctagttcttctttcagcccttggtatttctccagcttctcatgttccttctttctgatgttgctgtcacttgggattgctaggtctaccactacggctttcttctgcgaagaaccctcaaactcccaggcctctggtagaggacccgagattgaggaagacacacccataggggtgagaaggaaaaaatattaattatattaatcattatattatattattatatactaGGTATCTGTCATTTTCCTACATGAAAAGAACATCACTGGGATGTTCATTATGGAAGAGTGAAATGACAACAAACAcgttgtctgtgtctgtgtctgttcctGAAACACAACTTTGTCAGACATGAGACTCAATTAGTGGACTTTGAGTGGCCAATGGCTTTAATGTTTCCTTTCTGAATATTGTAAAacctgaaggcagcacagaAACTTCCAACTAACTATTTCTATAACATTCAACAGCATGGAcaacttttccattttcatcattcggaaagtgacagaaactaaaactttgtcactttgatccaacagtcctgtaataaatcttccttcatgaaggtgataatgttctgttgtggtcaaactgtttcaaagaggtgcagactgaactgtatgattattttagaagatgtagtctgctctcctgttgaactctgctgcattatacagagaggtggtgttgttttttaggctgaactcaatgatatgaaagagggtagagaaaagaaaagagactcatgtcagtacaatgcaatccaattcagcagcatgacaaactacaacctccaaaatgatcaaccagtagaatcaacacgtctctgaaacagttggaccacaaactgaacattatcaccttcatgaaggaggatttattacaggactgttggattagactgacaaagttatagttaggtggacctaataaactgacaatggagtgtttatactttaacaatacacccagatatgatgccaatatgaaaatattcagtcaattaacagttaagccacaacaaactggaaacacaagaatcaaactgacaattagaatccaactgtatttctgggttctgcagcaaattgcttagttagtagtgattacatagtgtagttgaagctgataatgctctttactgtgatttagggttttagaaacatctttacactcaatacttttcaaggctcagagaaatcacatctctgttttattctgacactaaacaatgactgtacaacagttatcagtgttagtacattagactgttttacctggacagaacaatttcctgaggtgtttataaatttctttcatttttagtccatatatgattggattaaaaagaggatgatacaaacTTGTTTGTAGTGTtataattaaacacacaatttttggaaaatcagtttccatttgaactagaagtacatcaaatgaaccaaaacaggaaaagttgattagaacaatcaggtgaggtaaacaggtctgtgcagcttttctcctgacttctctaccacttcgataggtgattataaatatccttatgtaggtaaaaaggatgaaaagtaCAGGGagaataataatattaataaaaataatcaaattatatatatttagcaTGCCTGCTTTGTCACACTGAAGTTTCAAAACTGCACTATTACAAACTGTTCCTTTGAAAGAAAACTCACATAGTTCAACATCAGCACTCAGACCAACtggcactgctaactgaccagcaggcagaatccaagctgcaaccagtaaaatacagatgtttgtttttgtcatgatagttggatactgcagaggtttacatatagacacatacctgtcataggacatggctgtcaACAGGAAAAACTCTGAAGCAGCTAAAGAATAATTGACATAAAattgaaagagacaggctgaatatgacatgatctgtttttcagataaaacatcagttaaaatctTTGGGTAGACCGTAGTGCTGAAAAGAACggagttcagtaacaaagctgcaatgaaaatgtacataggctcatggaggtttttgtgaatcactatcagacacacaatagtagaattactgcagattattagaatatatgctgtaaacatgatcacaaaataaacaaatctgtatttgtccagttccacatatgcatcaatagttatatatgttatatttaggttattatccattaaggtttaaaaacaaagtgttaatgacaaagacttgaagtatcaaagcaaagatcacatgaacatattatacagtatatctgtcattggattgtctaatgtattcactgatacccgaccttgacatgaacttgtgtgtgtgttgaaatattgcaacaaatacaaacctccagaatacaaagtgaactgtttgactctgtgggttgatttttatcagcttgtttctccctccatggatctcattaaactctccaccaagagctgtcgtca
Proteins encoded in this window:
- the LOC113123011 gene encoding olfactory receptor 6N2-like is translated as MDNNLNITYITIDAYVELDKYRFVYFVIMFTAYILIICSNSTIVCLIVIHKNLHEPMYIFIAALLLNSVLFSTTVYPKILTDVLSEKQIMSYSACLFQFYVNYSLAASEFFLLTAMSYDRYVSICKPLQYPTIMTKTNICILLVAAWILPAGQLAVPVGLSADVELCEFSFKGTVCNSAVLKLQCDKAGMLNIYNLIIFINIIILPVLFILFTYIRIFIITYRSGREVRRKAAQTCLPHLIVLINFSCFGSFDVLLVQMETDFPKIVCLIITLQTSLYHPLFNPIIYGLKMKEIYKHLRK